A single window of Acinetobacter wuhouensis DNA harbors:
- a CDS encoding autotransporter assembly complex protein TamA, translating into MPAKNQFKKSVLAYSIQPHFDWYHINKMLCASVFLSIFAVPVSNAEQISNNLNPTEVKSEITHSAEQLESAALQQGVSNEKIDQLDQKIKEARHIDQFDSTQMLQQQQQGLGVQNDFKPIQFEDLEELPAVSIDQSLANEIYQTAEAAKTEAQNFEHGVTKAPEVGVSEATQIEMSEITQAPINVDQLIQTIRADNKIDVRENASGTTLVDRNDSENVEAEQEKPGFFKRIVNRVRGPQDNGVAIAKISVSVSGAPTILTNNLKAKLGTFTQEAYSDFNGSVPQLRTLAVQAAQAVGYYNAQFKFSKAGDNALHVDVTPNNPVKIVDQNIEFSGAGSKLAQFQVISVLPDLDKGDILHHGAYETMKMRISDAASNNGFFDSYWRLHDVKVEQPQNTAKIDLKYETGDRYKLADVEFRMSDPSKPLPIDLKILKTLAPWKDGADYTAWRVNGLANNLTNSRYFNYTLVDAVKPDAIVKPLELPADLQALVDQEKVAESVFTEQTGVEKAHVSNKEVTQNVVNENQFAGTQNSGVNPNLKQLQAQQKEKELDEDAMREQARETKKIPVIVTLNADRLNSLETGIGYGTDTGVRLRGQYRRAIVNHLGHSFDANMELSQIRQSIDARYNIPYKHPLNDYISLVAGYERETRDGIGNDMDLVIESAVAGVDRIIKGSRREWQHILGVRYRLDRVTQDGPVDISNIPDAFLIPGSNQEQQSLLLGYEATKTTSDNRINPTRGYKQSYKIQLGSGSLLSDTDMAITSADWKGLYSFGANDNHQVVGGLNVGYIFAKDFEKVPYNLRYFAGGDQSLRGFDYKSLSPIEYGYKVGGQGLAVGTLEYNYQFKEGWRGAIFSDFGNAYDKSFSNDSEYSLGLGIRWKSPIGPIRLDVASGISDPGHPIRLHFFIGSQL; encoded by the coding sequence ATGCCAGCAAAAAATCAGTTTAAAAAATCAGTGCTTGCTTATTCTATACAGCCACATTTCGATTGGTATCATATCAATAAAATGTTATGCGCAAGTGTTTTTTTAAGTATTTTTGCTGTACCTGTAAGTAATGCTGAACAGATTTCAAACAACTTGAATCCGACTGAGGTGAAAAGTGAAATTACGCATAGTGCAGAACAATTAGAATCTGCTGCATTACAACAAGGTGTATCGAACGAAAAAATAGACCAGTTAGATCAAAAAATCAAAGAAGCACGACACATTGATCAATTTGATAGCACTCAAATGTTGCAACAGCAACAACAAGGTTTAGGTGTTCAAAATGACTTTAAACCAATTCAGTTTGAAGATCTTGAAGAATTACCAGCAGTATCTATTGATCAGTCTTTAGCAAATGAAATTTATCAAACAGCTGAAGCTGCCAAAACAGAAGCACAAAATTTTGAACATGGTGTAACGAAAGCACCAGAAGTCGGTGTAAGTGAAGCGACACAAATAGAAATGTCTGAAATCACTCAGGCGCCTATTAATGTTGATCAATTGATTCAGACTATTCGCGCAGACAATAAAATTGATGTCCGTGAAAATGCATCAGGTACAACTTTAGTCGATCGCAATGATTCAGAGAATGTAGAAGCTGAGCAAGAGAAACCAGGCTTTTTTAAACGGATTGTAAATCGTGTTCGAGGCCCTCAAGACAATGGTGTGGCAATTGCAAAAATTAGTGTATCGGTTTCAGGCGCGCCTACGATTCTCACCAATAATTTAAAAGCAAAACTTGGAACATTTACTCAGGAAGCTTATTCTGATTTTAATGGTTCGGTTCCTCAACTGCGTACTCTAGCGGTTCAAGCGGCACAAGCAGTAGGGTATTACAATGCGCAATTTAAATTTTCCAAAGCGGGTGATAATGCTTTACATGTGGATGTAACACCGAACAATCCAGTTAAAATTGTTGATCAAAATATAGAGTTTTCTGGAGCAGGCTCGAAGCTTGCACAATTCCAAGTGATTAGCGTATTACCAGATTTAGATAAGGGAGATATTCTGCATCATGGTGCTTATGAAACCATGAAAATGCGGATTAGCGACGCTGCTTCAAACAATGGTTTTTTTGATAGCTATTGGCGCTTACATGATGTCAAAGTTGAGCAACCTCAAAATACGGCCAAAATTGATTTAAAATATGAAACGGGTGATCGTTATAAATTGGCTGATGTCGAATTTAGAATGAGTGATCCATCTAAGCCATTGCCTATTGATTTAAAAATTCTCAAAACACTAGCACCTTGGAAAGATGGGGCAGACTATACGGCATGGCGTGTCAATGGTTTAGCCAATAACTTAACCAACTCGCGTTATTTTAACTACACCCTAGTAGATGCTGTTAAGCCTGATGCAATTGTAAAACCACTAGAGCTTCCAGCAGATCTACAAGCATTGGTGGATCAGGAAAAAGTCGCTGAATCAGTATTTACTGAACAGACTGGTGTGGAAAAGGCGCATGTTTCCAATAAGGAAGTGACCCAGAATGTAGTCAATGAGAATCAGTTTGCGGGGACTCAGAATTCGGGTGTAAATCCTAATTTGAAACAATTACAAGCCCAGCAAAAAGAAAAAGAATTGGATGAAGATGCGATGCGTGAGCAAGCGCGTGAAACTAAAAAAATTCCAGTGATTGTGACTTTGAATGCAGATCGTTTAAATAGCTTAGAAACAGGTATTGGTTATGGAACGGATACAGGTGTTCGTTTACGTGGACAATATCGCCGTGCTATCGTCAATCATTTAGGGCATTCTTTTGACGCCAATATGGAATTGTCTCAGATCCGCCAATCTATAGATGCACGCTACAACATTCCATATAAGCATCCACTGAATGACTATATTAGCTTAGTCGCAGGTTATGAGCGTGAAACTAGGGATGGTATTGGTAATGACATGGATTTGGTTATTGAGTCTGCTGTTGCAGGGGTAGACCGTATTATCAAAGGTTCGCGTCGAGAGTGGCAACATATTTTGGGCGTGCGTTATCGTTTAGACCGTGTCACTCAAGATGGTCCAGTCGATATTTCCAATATTCCAGATGCTTTTTTGATTCCAGGTTCAAATCAAGAACAACAATCTTTATTGCTTGGTTATGAAGCGACTAAAACGACAAGTGATAACCGTATTAACCCAACCCGTGGTTATAAGCAAAGTTATAAAATTCAATTAGGTAGCGGATCGTTACTGTCTGATACAGATATGGCGATTACCAGTGCAGATTGGAAAGGTTTATATTCTTTTGGGGCAAATGATAATCACCAAGTCGTAGGTGGCTTGAATGTGGGGTATATTTTTGCCAAAGACTTTGAGAAAGTTCCTTATAATTTACGTTACTTCGCGGGTGGAGATCAAAGCTTGCGTGGTTTTGATTATAAGAGCCTTTCTCCAATTGAATATGGTTATAAAGTGGGTGGTCAAGGTTTAGCTGTAGGTACTTTGGAATACAATTACCAATTTAAAGAAGGTTGGCGTGGTGCAATCTTCAGTGATTTTGGTAATGCTTACGACAAGTCATTTAGTAATGATTCAGAATACAGTTTAGGGTTAGGGATTCGTTGGAAATCTCCAATTGGTCCAATTCGTTTAGATGTCGCGTCAGGTATATCCGATCCTGGGCATCCAATTCGACTGCACTTTTTTATTGGTTCGCAACTTTAA
- a CDS encoding MFS transporter: MEKNKHILGTRRFLPMFLTQFFGALNDNVFKQSLLLVITYGWIQQQTAAVSTLNNVAALLFILPYFIFSATAGQIADKYERSFLVRNIKILEIVIMLIATAGFLLGNLWILLAALFLMGTHSTFFGPIKYAILPEILKPNELMSGNALFQSGTSIAILVGMILGGAVISLSQGNMVWICLTILAIAVLGYLSSRFILEQPTSNADLKIDWNFFRTSFQTIKYAKSLPLVFLVLLGNSWYWFYGATYLTQIPQLTQQNLHANENVVSLLLTFFSVGIGVGSLLCRKIGGASVNIKMVPIGAIGLTAFALYLAGSLAFVPVVTGDLLTVGDMFSSGLVYYHVMLAVTLLGISGGFYIVPLYAMMQAYAPKSHRARVVAANNIFNAIFMVSSAIFSIIILSILKIDIKILFCITAVLSAIFSIWLLTRLKPLVATTQVSLED; this comes from the coding sequence ATGGAAAAAAATAAACATATCTTAGGTACACGACGGTTTTTACCGATGTTCCTGACCCAGTTTTTTGGGGCTTTAAATGACAATGTGTTTAAACAATCACTGCTTTTAGTGATTACCTATGGATGGATTCAACAACAAACTGCCGCAGTCAGTACCTTAAATAATGTCGCTGCTTTGCTCTTTATTTTACCTTATTTCATCTTCTCTGCGACCGCTGGGCAAATTGCGGACAAATATGAACGTTCATTTTTAGTCCGAAACATCAAAATATTAGAAATCGTTATTATGCTAATTGCGACAGCAGGATTTTTATTGGGCAATTTATGGATTTTATTGGCTGCGTTATTTTTGATGGGAACACACAGTACTTTCTTTGGTCCAATTAAATATGCCATTTTGCCTGAAATATTGAAACCGAATGAACTGATGTCAGGGAATGCGCTATTCCAATCTGGAACATCTATTGCAATCTTAGTGGGAATGATCTTAGGTGGTGCGGTCATTTCACTTTCGCAAGGCAATATGGTTTGGATTTGTTTAACCATCTTGGCGATTGCAGTTTTAGGTTATTTATCTAGCCGATTTATTTTAGAACAACCCACTTCAAATGCTGATTTAAAAATAGATTGGAACTTTTTCCGCACCAGTTTTCAGACTATTAAATATGCCAAAAGCCTTCCATTAGTATTTCTCGTATTGCTTGGAAATTCATGGTACTGGTTCTATGGCGCAACGTATCTGACTCAAATCCCACAACTAACACAACAAAACCTACATGCCAATGAAAATGTCGTCAGCCTTTTACTGACTTTCTTTTCTGTCGGTATTGGTGTCGGTTCATTACTGTGCCGTAAAATTGGTGGCGCAAGTGTAAATATTAAAATGGTGCCCATCGGTGCTATAGGTTTAACTGCATTTGCACTTTACTTAGCTGGGAGTTTAGCGTTTGTTCCTGTAGTTACTGGAGATTTGCTTACCGTCGGTGATATGTTTAGCTCAGGTTTAGTCTATTATCATGTGATGCTTGCTGTAACACTTCTTGGTATCAGTGGTGGTTTTTATATCGTTCCCCTTTATGCCATGATGCAAGCCTATGCACCGAAGTCGCATCGTGCGCGCGTTGTTGCAGCGAACAATATTTTTAATGCAATATTTATGGTTTCATCTGCAATTTTCTCGATTATTATCTTAAGTATTTTGAAAATAGATATTAAAATTCTATTTTGTATTACTGCTGTACTCAGTGCTATTTTTAGTATTTGGTTACTGACTCGTTTAAAACCATTAGTGGCTACAACTCAAGTGTCTTTGGAGGACTAA
- the coq7 gene encoding 2-polyprenyl-3-methyl-6-methoxy-1,4-benzoquinone monooxygenase, translated as MRQYTGIDKLINSFDQALRSLVPGATSAQRANPSNETETKLAVSEARHVAGLMRVNHSGEVCAQALYHGQALTAKLPNVRREMEFAAIEEQDHLAWCEDRLKELDSHTSLLNPVWYGLSFGMGALAGIAGDKYSLGFVAETERQVSMHLQHHISQLPAQDERSRKILVQMNEDELHHRDTALDAGGVDLPIPVKITMTAISKLMTKTSYFI; from the coding sequence ATGCGTCAATATACGGGCATCGACAAATTGATCAATTCATTCGATCAAGCTTTAAGAAGTTTAGTGCCTGGCGCAACTTCTGCTCAACGTGCCAATCCTTCAAATGAAACTGAAACCAAACTTGCAGTGAGTGAAGCTCGCCATGTTGCAGGTTTAATGCGTGTCAACCATAGTGGTGAAGTCTGTGCACAAGCACTTTATCATGGTCAAGCTTTAACAGCCAAACTTCCAAATGTACGCCGTGAAATGGAATTTGCTGCGATCGAAGAGCAAGATCATTTGGCATGGTGCGAAGATCGCTTAAAAGAATTAGATAGTCATACCAGTCTACTTAATCCAGTTTGGTATGGGCTTTCTTTTGGTATGGGCGCACTTGCAGGTATTGCAGGTGATAAATATAGTTTAGGTTTTGTTGCTGAAACTGAACGCCAAGTCAGTATGCATTTACAACATCACATTAGCCAGTTGCCTGCACAGGATGAACGCTCACGTAAAATCTTAGTGCAAATGAATGAAGATGAATTACATCATCGTGATACCGCTTTAGATGCAGGTGGTGTAGATTTACCGATCCCAGTGAAAATCACCATGACTGCGATTTCTAAATTGATGACCAAAACCAGTTATTTTATTTAA
- a CDS encoding SDR family NAD(P)-dependent oxidoreductase — protein sequence MKNFNQKVAAITGAGSGIGRQLAIQLAQQGAHLALSDMNEQGLIETLNLLKDYPVKVSITKLDVANREAVYAWAESCFNEFGQINLIFNNAGVALASTVEGMSYDELEWIFNINFWGVVYGTKAFLPYLKQSGEGHIINTSSLFGLTAQPSQSAYNATKFAVRGFTESLRQELEIENAGVSATSVHPGGIRTNIANSARMSDSIRALGMNPEKASRSFNKVLKTPPEVAAKVILDAVKQDKARVLIGNDAKILDLIQRVTPSHYAKTVDFLTKKLTKKK from the coding sequence ATGAAAAATTTTAATCAGAAAGTGGCAGCAATTACGGGTGCAGGTTCAGGGATTGGACGCCAACTTGCGATTCAATTGGCACAACAAGGTGCGCATTTGGCATTGAGTGATATGAATGAACAAGGTTTGATTGAAACTTTAAATTTACTCAAAGATTACCCTGTAAAAGTAAGCATTACAAAATTAGATGTGGCAAATCGTGAGGCAGTTTATGCATGGGCAGAAAGTTGTTTCAATGAATTTGGTCAAATTAATTTGATCTTCAACAATGCAGGTGTAGCACTGGCAAGTACCGTTGAGGGGATGAGTTATGATGAATTGGAATGGATTTTCAATATCAATTTTTGGGGTGTGGTTTACGGCACGAAAGCCTTTTTACCGTATTTAAAACAAAGTGGTGAAGGGCATATTATCAATACTTCGAGCTTATTTGGTTTAACAGCTCAACCTTCACAGAGTGCCTATAATGCGACTAAATTTGCAGTGCGTGGTTTTACTGAATCTTTACGTCAAGAATTAGAGATTGAAAATGCAGGTGTAAGTGCAACGTCAGTGCATCCAGGCGGTATTCGTACCAATATTGCCAATTCGGCACGGATGAGTGATAGCATTCGTGCTTTAGGCATGAATCCTGAAAAAGCCAGCCGTTCATTTAATAAAGTACTCAAAACACCGCCAGAAGTTGCCGCTAAAGTGATTTTAGATGCTGTTAAGCAAGATAAAGCGCGTGTTTTAATTGGTAATGATGCAAAAATTCTAGACTTGATTCAGCGTGTAACGCCATCGCATTATGCTAAAACTGTCGATTTTTTAACGAAAAAATTAACCAAAAAGAAATAG
- a CDS encoding 2-amino-4-hydroxy-6-hydroxymethyldihydropteridine diphosphokinase, producing MNDTATIFALALASNNHPQQNFKNAFAQICHLGEVTFSKIYLIPCRDGVGADYWNAACLVKSHLSVNEMIALLKKMEAGSGRVRPSHQISLDVDLIAWGTDLSQMQFNPKKLPLALDVKIPMLDIWLNQAFQHPVHHFPIVECV from the coding sequence TTGAACGACACCGCAACGATATTCGCCTTAGCACTGGCGAGTAACAACCATCCTCAACAAAATTTTAAAAATGCTTTTGCTCAAATCTGTCATTTGGGCGAAGTAACGTTTTCTAAAATTTATCTAATTCCATGTCGTGATGGTGTCGGTGCGGATTATTGGAATGCTGCGTGTCTCGTCAAAAGTCATTTATCTGTCAATGAGATGATTGCTTTATTAAAAAAAATGGAAGCAGGTTCAGGACGTGTACGTCCATCACATCAAATTTCTTTGGATGTTGATCTGATTGCATGGGGAACGGATTTATCTCAAATGCAATTTAATCCAAAAAAACTGCCTTTAGCATTGGATGTGAAAATTCCGATGTTGGATATTTGGCTAAATCAAGCTTTTCAACATCCAGTACATCATTTTCCCATTGTTGAGTGTGTATAA
- the folB gene encoding dihydroneopterin aldolase — protein sequence MDAIIIEGLKVDTVVGCFNWERQIIQPLMLDITIQTSLEQASNSDELDDTLNYAEICEISTKVIQEAAPKLIEHAAKLVLNALFTTYPVVESIMITIRKPAIIPQANSVGIRLERHRNDIRLSTGE from the coding sequence ATGGATGCAATTATCATTGAAGGGTTAAAAGTCGATACAGTGGTGGGGTGTTTCAATTGGGAACGTCAAATCATTCAGCCTTTAATGCTCGATATCACGATTCAAACCAGTTTAGAGCAAGCATCCAATTCAGATGAATTAGACGATACTTTGAATTATGCGGAAATTTGTGAAATTTCAACCAAAGTGATTCAAGAAGCTGCCCCGAAATTGATCGAACATGCAGCCAAGTTAGTATTAAATGCACTTTTTACTACCTATCCAGTGGTTGAATCAATTATGATTACGATCCGTAAGCCTGCTATTATCCCGCAAGCAAATTCTGTAGGAATTCGTCTTGAACGACACCGCAACGATATTCGCCTTAGCACTGGCGAGTAA
- a CDS encoding ABC1 kinase family protein produces MKNNIFLDGLRSVARVGETAVIAAKAGIKYATEKPSNAKLMRETFESLGSTYIKLGQFIASTPSLFPREYVEEFQGCLDQTPSLPFSYVQEVLASEFAGRDLSQIFASIEEKPLASASIAQVHAAKLVSGEDVVIKVQKPGVETILYTDLNVLHWATKILEKAVPKVKFASLADIVDEIKTRMVREVDFIEEAQNLDDFVNYLNVSQNTAATAPKVYHQYSTRRVLTMQRLYGVPLTDFDVVKKVAKDPSQVLITAMNTWFGSLMLCKSFHADLHAGNLMLLEDGRIGFIDFGIVGQLKPEVWQACMAFMDALQKTDYPLMAENMLKMGMTSQQIDTKVLADDLERLFSGVLLADPAQIMTSNPSDLNDIMMDMVGVGERHGIRFPRDFALLFKQMLYFDRFMRVLAPYTDIYADQRLQMVQDLDPASLLKH; encoded by the coding sequence ATGAAAAATAATATCTTTCTAGATGGTCTGCGTTCAGTTGCCCGAGTGGGGGAAACTGCGGTGATTGCAGCCAAAGCAGGCATTAAATATGCGACTGAAAAACCGAGTAATGCAAAGTTAATGCGTGAAACCTTTGAGTCGCTGGGTTCTACTTATATTAAGTTGGGACAATTTATTGCCAGTACGCCATCACTTTTTCCACGTGAATATGTTGAAGAATTTCAAGGCTGTTTAGATCAAACTCCATCATTGCCATTTAGCTATGTACAAGAAGTCTTAGCTTCTGAATTTGCAGGGCGTGATTTAAGTCAAATTTTTGCTTCAATTGAAGAAAAACCACTTGCATCTGCGTCAATTGCACAAGTGCATGCTGCGAAATTGGTCAGTGGCGAAGATGTGGTGATTAAAGTACAAAAGCCAGGTGTGGAAACCATTCTCTATACAGATTTGAATGTCTTACATTGGGCGACAAAAATCTTAGAAAAAGCTGTGCCAAAGGTTAAATTTGCTTCATTGGCAGATATTGTCGATGAAATTAAAACCCGTATGGTGCGTGAAGTTGATTTTATTGAAGAAGCACAAAACCTCGATGATTTTGTAAATTATTTAAATGTTTCACAAAATACCGCTGCGACTGCACCAAAGGTTTATCACCAATATTCAACGCGCCGTGTACTCACCATGCAACGTTTATACGGTGTACCATTAACCGACTTTGACGTGGTGAAGAAGGTGGCTAAAGATCCATCTCAAGTATTGATTACCGCAATGAATACGTGGTTTGGTAGTCTAATGCTATGTAAATCGTTCCATGCAGACTTACATGCAGGCAATCTGATGTTGCTTGAAGATGGTCGTATCGGCTTTATTGACTTTGGTATTGTTGGTCAATTAAAACCTGAAGTTTGGCAAGCGTGTATGGCATTTATGGATGCGCTGCAAAAGACAGATTATCCACTCATGGCTGAAAATATGCTGAAAATGGGCATGACCAGTCAGCAGATTGATACCAAAGTGCTTGCAGATGATTTAGAGCGTTTATTTAGTGGCGTATTATTGGCTGATCCTGCACAAATCATGACTTCGAATCCTTCAGATTTAAATGACATCATGATGGATATGGTTGGCGTAGGTGAGCGTCACGGTATCCGTTTCCCACGTGATTTCGCATTGTTATTTAAGCAAATGTTGTATTTTGATCGTTTCATGCGTGTGCTTGCGCCGTATACTGATATTTATGCAGATCAGCGTTTGCAAATGGTGCAAGATTTAGATCCTGCTTCGTTGTTGAAGCATTGA
- a CDS encoding HesA/MoeB/ThiF family protein, with protein sequence MNMEFELTEAEMHLYSRQILLDGWDIDAQEKLKLANVLIVGCGGIGCTTAELLARAGVGKITLIDADTIEISNLQRQIAYTEQDIGFYKSEILAKRLQSINPFIQVESYTNKLDQSNAQDLISQQDLVLDGCDNFKTRYLVNQVCTSSQVSLISASAIGFQGQLFMVEGDSACYECLFPKEQQANESLRCADSGVLATTPNVMASLQAHHALLFLGLGATPLKQKLMLWDGLTMKQRILAFEKDRDCPNCQASHTANAQ encoded by the coding sequence ATGAATATGGAATTCGAACTCACCGAAGCAGAAATGCACCTTTATTCACGTCAAATTTTGTTAGATGGATGGGACATAGACGCACAGGAAAAATTAAAACTTGCCAATGTGCTGATCGTGGGTTGTGGTGGGATTGGTTGTACTACAGCAGAATTACTCGCGCGTGCAGGTGTCGGTAAAATCACTTTAATTGATGCAGATACTATTGAGATCAGTAATTTACAACGTCAAATTGCCTATACAGAACAAGATATTGGATTTTATAAATCAGAAATTCTTGCCAAACGATTACAAAGCATCAATCCATTTATTCAAGTTGAAAGTTATACAAATAAGTTAGATCAATCGAATGCACAAGATTTAATTTCTCAACAAGATCTAGTTCTCGATGGTTGTGATAATTTCAAGACACGCTATCTCGTTAATCAAGTTTGCACATCGTCACAAGTCTCGTTAATTAGTGCTTCTGCGATTGGCTTTCAGGGGCAATTGTTTATGGTCGAAGGGGATTCAGCATGTTATGAATGTCTATTCCCAAAAGAACAACAGGCAAATGAAAGTTTACGCTGTGCAGATTCAGGCGTTTTAGCAACTACACCGAATGTCATGGCGAGTTTACAAGCGCATCATGCTTTACTCTTTTTAGGTTTAGGTGCAACACCGCTCAAGCAAAAACTGATGCTTTGGGATGGTTTAACAATGAAACAACGAATTTTAGCCTTTGAAAAAGATAGAGATTGTCCAAACTGTCAGGCAAGCCATACTGCAAATGCTCAATAA
- a CDS encoding Lrp/AsnC family transcriptional regulator, translating into MELDRYDKQILEILTHEDINLNELSERINLSVSSVHRRIKHLIETDIMTNLKRDINFQKLGFKLHVILQISLSKHDTDTFAKFLEELENIPEVINAFLVTGQTADFLVEVIAKDMENYSEILLKRIGKIDHVVALHSSFVIKEYKQVFNCTGLLNRV; encoded by the coding sequence ATGGAACTTGACCGCTACGACAAACAAATTCTTGAAATTTTAACCCATGAAGATATCAACCTAAACGAGCTGTCAGAGCGTATCAACCTATCGGTTAGTTCTGTACATCGTCGGATCAAACACCTGATTGAAACCGATATTATGACCAATTTAAAACGTGATATTAATTTTCAAAAATTAGGTTTTAAACTGCATGTAATTTTACAAATCTCACTCAGTAAACACGATACTGATACCTTTGCAAAGTTCTTAGAAGAACTGGAAAATATTCCTGAAGTCATTAATGCGTTTTTAGTGACAGGACAAACAGCAGATTTCTTGGTCGAAGTGATTGCCAAAGACATGGAAAATTATAGTGAAATTTTACTGAAAAGAATTGGGAAAATTGATCATGTCGTTGCACTCCACTCTAGTTTTGTGATTAAAGAATATAAACAAGTATTTAACTGCACTGGTTTGTTGAATAGAGTTTAA
- a CDS encoding YebC/PmpR family DNA-binding transcriptional regulator — protein sequence MAGHSKWANTKHRKAKQDASRAKVFTKFIREIVTAARLGGGDVASNPRLRAVVEKALVANMTRDTINRAVQRGVGGEENADLKEVTYEGYGVGGVAVIVETMTDNLNRTVPDVRHCFSKTDGNLGTAGSVAYMFTKRGEISFEDVSLEDKIMEIALEAGAEDIEVDEEEILVITTPEAFGDVQDALTAAGLKSDNAEVTMNPSTKALISDIDQAKKIVKMIDMFEDLDDVQNVYTNVEFTDEVMAELDAM from the coding sequence ATGGCGGGTCATTCCAAGTGGGCTAACACAAAGCATCGTAAAGCAAAACAAGATGCGAGCCGCGCTAAAGTATTCACAAAATTTATTCGTGAAATCGTAACAGCAGCTCGTTTAGGTGGTGGTGATGTTGCATCTAACCCACGTTTACGTGCTGTTGTTGAAAAAGCATTGGTCGCAAATATGACACGCGATACCATCAACCGTGCAGTTCAGCGTGGTGTTGGTGGTGAAGAAAATGCTGACTTGAAAGAAGTCACTTATGAAGGTTATGGCGTTGGTGGTGTAGCTGTGATTGTGGAAACAATGACAGATAACTTAAACCGTACTGTTCCAGATGTTCGTCACTGTTTCTCTAAAACTGATGGTAATTTAGGTACTGCAGGTTCAGTGGCTTATATGTTTACGAAACGTGGTGAAATTTCTTTTGAAGATGTATCTTTAGAAGATAAAATCATGGAAATCGCTTTGGAAGCAGGTGCAGAAGACATCGAAGTGGATGAAGAAGAGATCTTAGTCATCACAACTCCTGAAGCATTTGGTGATGTACAAGATGCTTTAACAGCAGCGGGTTTAAAATCTGACAATGCAGAAGTGACGATGAACCCTTCAACTAAAGCATTGATTTCTGATATTGATCAAGCGAAAAAAATCGTAAAAATGATTGATATGTTTGAAGATTTAGACGATGTACAAAACGTTTATACCAACGTTGAATTCACTGACGAAGTAATGGCTGAATTAGATGCGATGTAA
- a CDS encoding 1-acyl-sn-glycerol-3-phosphate acyltransferase, which yields MKKLLGELTFKLSGWSYEVDPSVLEKKQVIIGFEHTSMMDAVLSLAIFQIYDIKIHTLIKKELFKGPMKPILEKIGGIPVDRKSNKDIVSQMVEHFQNNDEFNLVIAPEATRAERGQARKPIRTGFWHIAKAAGVPIVLMYANSKTKQGGIFGKIYPTDLDQDLAEIKRLYKEHTGLDIVIPEQKNT from the coding sequence ATGAAAAAGTTGTTAGGAGAGCTTACTTTTAAGCTATCGGGTTGGTCATACGAAGTTGATCCAAGTGTATTAGAAAAAAAACAAGTTATTATTGGTTTTGAACATACTTCAATGATGGATGCTGTCCTTTCACTTGCTATTTTCCAAATATACGATATAAAAATTCATACTTTAATTAAAAAAGAACTATTTAAAGGTCCAATGAAACCTATTTTAGAAAAAATAGGGGGCATTCCAGTAGATCGTAAATCAAACAAAGATATTGTTTCGCAAATGGTTGAGCATTTTCAAAATAATGATGAGTTCAATTTGGTGATTGCGCCTGAAGCAACTCGCGCAGAACGAGGTCAAGCGCGTAAACCGATTCGTACCGGCTTCTGGCATATTGCCAAAGCAGCTGGTGTTCCGATTGTTTTGATGTATGCAAACTCTAAAACAAAGCAGGGTGGGATTTTTGGAAAGATCTATCCAACAGACTTAGATCAAGATTTGGCGGAAATCAAGCGCTTATATAAAGAGCATACAGGCTTGGATATTGTGATTCCTGAACAAAAAAATACTTAA